In Phreatobacter cathodiphilus, the genomic window AGACCCGTCAGGCTGTCGGCGTCGGTCTCGTCAGCGCCCTCTACGCCGACGGCAACCTGAACGCTGCCGGCACCGGCATCGTGAAGTCGAAGGCCTGGGGCATCCATGGTGGTTTCCGCCACTTCTGGACCCCGGCTCTCCGCTCGGCCATCTGGGGCAAGTACGTCAACGTCGACTCCCCGGCCGTCGTCACCAGCAACCTCGCCGACATCCGCTTCTGGCAGGTCGGTGTGAACACGATCTGGTCGCCGGTTCGCAACCTCGACCTCGGCGTCGAGGTCGTCTACTCGAACCTCAGCGCGCGCCAGAACGGCTCCGGCAACGTGGCCGTCGTCTCGAACGGCATCTCGAGCCAGGGCAATGCCAACGCCTGGTCGGGCATGTTCCGCGTCCAGCGCAACTTCTGATCGGGTCCGGTCGCAAGACCGGTTCCAGTCTCAAAGGCCCCGGCGGGAAACCGCCGGGGCTTTCCCGTATCCGGCACATCGGGCCGCGCATGCGGAAAATGGGGCCGAACGCCCCCTCCCCCTCAGACCGGCGGCAGGATCTTGCGCAGTTCGGCATCCATCGCGGAGATCGACACCGCGCCGTAGCGCCGTGAGGTCGTCGCTTGGGCATGGCCGACGATCGCATCCGTGATCTTTTCCGGAATTCCCGCGGCGAAGGCCTGTTCCTTGAACCAGTGCCGCCAGGCATGGTTCGGATCCTTTTTGGCAGAGCGGCCGATCTCGAGACCGAGCCCGTGCAGCCATTCGGTCACCCGGCGGATGGTCGAGCGGGCGGGATTGTAGGGTCGAGCGCCCTGCCCGACCGGCGGATTGCTGCCCGAACCGACGACTCCCCCCTCGGATTCGCCGAAAAACAGGCGTTCGCGCCGGGTTTTTTCGACAAAGGCGAGAAATCCGCGCTCCAGCACCGCCGGGTGGATCGGCACGATCCGCTCGGAGGCCGCGGTCTTGATCGGGCCGGCCTGCCGGCTGATGCGCAGGCACCAGACGCCCTCGACCATGATCACGTCCTGCTTGCGCAGGTTGGCGATTGCCGCGACCCGGCTTCCGGTCATGGCGGTGAGCCAGGGAATCCAGCGGCGGGAGGGAATGGTCTGGCGGTCGGCCGCCGCGAGAATCGTCCGCGCCTCGTCGGCCGAAAAGGCCGACATGGTTTCCGCTGCGGCGAGCCGGTCGGCCTTGAACTTGACGCCGATGGTCGGATTGGCCGGAACGAGCTCGTTCTCGACGCCGAAATGGTAGATCGCCCTGAGAGCGGCGAAGTCTGAATGCCGGGCGGTGCGAAGCCGGCGACCGCTCGCGATGAGATGGTCGCGATAGGCGCGGATGTCGTGAGACGTCACGTCGGCCGGCCGGTCGTGACCGAGAAATTCGGCGAAACGGGTGACGAGCACGTTCCAGTAGGGCGGCGTCGTCGGCGCCCCCCCGGTGCTCAGATGGTAGCGCGACCAGGCTTCGAACAGCGAGGCGAAGGTCGTGGCCGGGGCGCCGCGTTCGGCGGCCGGAACCGGGGTCGGCCGGTGCAGGACCACGACCGAAGCCGGAGTCGCGGCGCGGATCGGGACCGGACTCGGCGCGGGATCGCGGTGTTTCACCACCTCTTCCGTCTGCCGGGACTGCAGCAGGGCCGACATGATCTGGATCGACACCGACATGACGATGTCTTTCGCCTCCCGGAAGGAGGCGCAGTTCAGGGGCAGCGGGATGTCCTCGCCGATAACGACGGAAAACCGAAGGCCTTCCACGTCGACGTCGACCGCGTGTCCGTCGAACTCACGACGGACCGCCGGCGGCAGCGGAGGCGTGAAGGTCACGCCACCGCCGACGGCGAAGTTCATCCGTGGTTCGCCCCGAACCGCCAACACCACGCATCCCCCATTTGGCAGACCTCAACGGCCCGCATGCAGACTCGGCATGGCGGCGTCGGCACTTCAAAGGAAAGTGAACTTCCCTATCGGAAGCCAAAACCACTTCATGCACGGGTGCAAATGCCAGTTGTTTTCACATGGCTTCCTTGCACACACATAGTATCAATCCTGCGTGTGCGAGTGGGAAGCACCAAAGGATTGTAACTGAACCGTCATACTCGATTTTTTTGCTTCGCTGAGAAGCGGGTTTTCCTAGACGAGGAACGAAGGGTTCTGCCGGCCCTACTCTGGCACCAGGCCTGCTCTGGAGGGGGTTTACAGGTCTCAGCCCCTCGACTCCCGCTGGTACATTTGGCGGTTCGGGGCATCACGGAGCCGTGAGCGGCCCGTGATACCATGATCACGGGTTGCAGATACGGGCCCATACACCCGGTTTTCACCTAGGACATTTTTCTGGAGCGGGTCGACGGACCGCCGCTCGCGGCGTGAATCGACCGGGGCATCACGGTCGATTGCAACCGGGGGTAGCCGGCCTGAAGTCCTCGTGTAGGATCGTCACCCTAGCTCCCGGCGCCCGGTCCTCGACGCGGACGCGTCGTGGCAGGCCGCGCCGATCACGGCCGCGGCTGGTCCGGCACCTCGTAGGCCGTCGTCGACTTGATGCGCTCCATGGCGAAGCGCGAGGTGACGTTCTTCAGCGGGATGGTGTCGATCAGCCGCTTGTAGAAGGCGTCGTAGGCGGCCATGTCGGTCACCACCACGCGCAGCATGTAGTCGACGTCGCCGGCCATCCGGTAGAATTCCATCACCTCCGGCATGCCGGAGACGGTCTCGGCGAAGCGCGCCAGCCAGTCGCGCGAATGGTCGGAGGTTTCGATCGAGACGAAGACCGTGAGGCCCAGCCCGAGCTTTTCCGGCGAAACCAGCGCCACCCGCTTGATGATGTAACCGGCGGCCTCGAGTTTCTGGATTCGCTTCCAGCACGGCGTCTGCGACAGGTTGATGCGCGAGGCCAGCTCGGCGATCGAGATGCTGGCGTCGTCCTGCAGGATGGTCAGGATCTTACGGTCGGTGGCGTCCATGGTCCGCTCCTCGGGACGGGCGCCCGATTGTTGACGCTCCGTAGAAAACGGTTCCTATACGGATGCGACAACTCGGCACAATGAGAAATTTATTCTTCTTTCGGAGGGGGCCCGCGTGCCGTCCGCGCTCGGCCGCGGGACGCTTGCATCGGCACCGGCCTGCCCGCACCTTGGGCGCAGCGGTCGCGACAAGGCCGTGGAGGAGATGCACCATGCCCCTGATGCCGCCCGCCCCGGCCGCCGGCCGGCCGTCCCCCCGCACGCTCCGGCGGAGGCTCGCCCGATGAGCGCGCCCAGCACGTCCCTGTCGCTCGCCGGCCTCAACGCCCTCGTCATCGGCGGCTCCAGCGGCATCGGCGAGGCCATCGCCCACGGCTATGCCGAGGCCGGCGCCCGCGTCGCCATCGCCGCCCGCAGCCCGGACAAGCTCGACGCGGCGGCGGCGCGCCTGGCGGCGGCCCATCCAGGCTCGAAAGGCTATGTCGCCGACGTGACGGCGGACGGCGAACTCGCCCGGCTGGCCGAGACCGTCACGCGCGATCTCGGCCCGATCGACGTTCTCGTGCCTTGTCAGGGCACCACGATCATCAAGCCGACCCTCGACTTCACGCAGGAGGAGGTCGAGTTCATCGTCCGCACCAACCAGACCAGCGTCTTCTTCTCCTGCACCGTCTTCGGACGGTTGATGCTGGAGCGCGGCAGCGGCGCCATCGTCAACATCGCTTCGCTCTCCGCCCATCGCGGCTGGCCGAAGGCCTGTCCCTACGCCATGACCAAGCACGCCGTCGTCGGCCTCACCCAGACCCTGGCGGCGGAATGGGCGCCGCAGGGCGTCCGGGTCAACGCCATCTCGCCGGGCTTCTTCATGACCGAGCTGAACGCCGCCAAGATGCCGCCGGACCGCAAGGAGAACGCCCTCAGGCGCACGCCGATGGGGCGCTGGGGCAAGACGCAGGAACTGGTGGGCGCGGCGGTGTATCTCGCCTCCCCCGCCGCCAGCTTCGTCACCGGTACGGTGATCGCCGTCGACGGCGGTTATCTCGCCTCCGGCATCTGACGGCGCGGGGCCTCGCCCGGCGCGTCGCGTTGCCTCGCCGGGTTCCGGTCCCCATAATGGCTGAACCGGCGCGGAGCGCCGGTTCCCCAACCATTGTGCCGAGGATGAAGGCCCCCCATGCCGCATGACACCCCGTTGATCGCCACCATCGTCGCTGGTCTGGGGCTCGCCTTCATCTTCGGGGTCATCGCCAATCGCCTGAAACTGCCGACGCTCGTCGGCTATCTCCTCGCCGGCATCCTCATCGGGCCGCACACGCCCGGCTTCATCGCCGACCAGAAGCTCGGCACGGAGCTGGCCGAGATGGGCGTCATCCTGCTCATGTTCGGCGTCGGCCTGCACTTCTCGCTGAAGGACCTGCTCTCCGTCCGCGCCATCGCCGTGCCGGGGGCGGTCGTCCAGATCGGCACCGCCACCGCCATGGGCATGGCGCTGTCATGGGCCCTCGGCTGGTCCATGGGCGCCGGCATCGTCTTCGGCCTCGCCTTGTCCGTCGCCTCCACCGTGGTGCTGCTCCGCGCGCTCCAGGAGCGCCGCATTATCGAGACCGAGCGCGGGCGCATCGCCGTCGGCTGGCTCATCGTCGAGGACATCGCCATGATCCTGGCGCTGGTCCTCCTGCCGGCCCTCGCCGGAATCCTCGGTGGCGAGAATTCCACCAGCGCGGCCAGCGACCCGCTGGTCGAATGGCTCGGCCTCGGCATCGGCGGCGTCATCCTCGTGACGCTGCTCAAGGTCGTCGGCTTCGTGGCGGTGATGATGGGCCTCGGTCGCAAGGTCATCCCCTGGCTCCTGCACTATGTCGCCCATACCGGATCGCGCGAGCTCTTCCGTCTGGCCGTGCTCGCCATCGCCCTCGGCGTCGCCTTCGGGGCCGCCAAGCTCTTCGGTGTCTCCTTCGCCCTGGGAGCCTTCTTCGCCGGCATGATCATGAGCGAATCCGAGCTCAGCCATCGGGCGGCGGAGGAATCGCTGCCGCTGCGCGACGCCTTCTCGGTGCTCTTCTTCGTGTCGGTCGGCATGCTGTTCAACCCGTGGACGCTGGTGACGGCCGCCTGGCCGATCCTCGCCACGCTGTTCATCATCATCATTGGCAAGTCGCTGGCGGCCTTCCTGATCGTCCTCGCGTTCCGCTATCCGAAGGGCACGGCCCTGACGATTTCGGCCTCGCTGGCCCAGATCGGTGAGTTCTCCTTCATCCTCGCCGAGCTCGGCGTCGGCCTGAAGCTCTTGCCGCAGGAAGGCCGCGACCTCATCCTCGCCGGCGCCATCCTGTCGATCATGCTGAACCCCGCCGTCTTCGCCGCAGCGGGGTGGATCAAGCGGCGCGTCGACCAGGGCCAGGCCGGCGCCCCGGCCCCCGCCGACTCCGCTTCCGATCCCACGGCCGAGGCCGCCACGGCACCGGCGGCGCCGGCGCCGACCGACGACGAGGAGCCGCAGAGCACCGCCCTCGCCGGCCACACCGTCCTCGTGGGCTATGGCCGCGTCGGCAGCCTCGTCGGCGAGGGGTTGAGGGCGCAGGGCATCCCCTATCTCGTCATCGAGGACGCGACCCGGCCCCAGGCCCGCCTGCGCGACGAGGGGGTCGAGACCATCGCCGGCAATGCCGTGCAGGGCGACATCCTCGCCAGCGCCAACATCGCCGGTGCCCGCCGCCTCATCGTCGCCATTCCCAACGCCTTCGAGGCCGGCCAGATCGTCGAGACGGCGAAGGCCGCCAACCCCGCGCTGATCATCATCGCCCGCGCCCATTCCGATGCGGAGGTCGAGCACCTCACGAACCTCGGCGCCGGCACGGTCATCATGGGCGAGCAGGAGATTGCCCGCGGCATCATCGCCGAGATCACGCGGGCTGCCGGATCCAATCCCCCTCCGGCATCCATGCGGGACAGTCCGGCGGCCGCCGCGCCGCACGGCGACCTGCCCTTCGTGCCCCTGGACGAGCCCACACCGCCGCCGCGCGACGGCACGATCTCCTGAGCGGGAGCGCAACGCAAAAGGCCGGGCACGAGCCCGGCCTTGCGCAGTCGAACAGGTGGCGTCAGGCGCGCCTGACGCTCCACGGATAGGGCGCCGAGCCGTGCGGCATGCCGGTCAGCGTCTTGCGATAGGCGGTGCGCAGGGTGAACTGGCCGAGCGGAACGGTCGCCACCTCCTCCAGCGCCAGGCGCCCGAGTTCCCTCGCCGCCTTCTGCTGGCCCGCCTCGTCGGGCGCGTAGAGCCATTCCTCCGTCAGGGCCTCGGCCTTCGGGCTGTCCCACCAGCCGAACCAGCCGCGGGCGCCCTGACCGCGCACCAGCAGCGAGGTGGCGGGGGTGCCCCAGCCCGGCGCCGGGCCGGTTGTGTGGAAGATGCTCCAGCCGCCCTTGTCGACCGGCTCGCGGCTGCCGCGACGCTGGATCACCGTGCCCCAGTCGGTCTCGGCGAGCTCGACGTTCAGGCCGACGCGCTTGAGGATGTCGGCCGTCACCTGGCCGAGCGGCCCGATGTCCGGGAAGTCCGTCGGGTTGATGATCACCACCTTCTCGCCGTTATAGCCGGAGGCCTGCAGGGCGGCCTTGGCCTTGTCGATGGACTGCGGCATCAGGTCGTCCTGCTCGCCGCTGTAATAGGGCGTGCCCTTCGGCCAGAGATTGCGGCAGACCTGCCAGGCGGAGGTGTCGTCCCCCTGGGTGGCGCGCATATAGTCCTCCTGGATCGCCGCCATGCGGACGGCGGCGCGCACCTTCGGATTGTTGAAGGGCGCCTGCAGGTGGTTGAGCCGCATGATGGCGACGCGACCCGACGGGTCGGTCACCTCGCGGGTGATGTCGCGGGAGCGCGCCAGCAGCGGCTGCAGGTCGGCGGGCGGGCGCTCCCACCAGTCCATCTCGCCGCGGATGATGGCGTTGGCGGCCGTCGAGGGGTCGGGCAGGATGTGCCACTCGATGCGCGGGAAATACGCCACCTTTCCGCCTGCACCGCGGCTCGCGGGCTCGGAGCGCGGCACGTAGCCGTCGAACTTCTCGTAGACGACGCGGCTGCCGGAATTGTACTCGCCGGCCACGAACCGGTAGGGGCCGGAGCCGACCATCTCGGTCACCTGCTTGGTCGCCTCGGTCTTGGCGTGGCGCTCCGGCATGATGAAGGCGGGCGTGTCCGGCTTGCCCAGCGCGTCGAGCAGCAGCGGGAACGGCCGCTTCAGCTTGATGTCGAAGGTGCGGTCGTCGACCACCTGGGTGCTGTCGATCACCCTGCCGACGAGTTGGCCGAAGGAATCGCGCTGCGTCCAGCGCATGATCGAGGCGATGCAGTCCTGCGAGCGGACGGTCTCGCCGTCGTGGAATTTCAGCCCAGCGCGCAGCTTGATGCGCCAGCGCAGGCCGTTGTCGAGGACCTCGTGGCCCTCGGCCATCTGCGGCTGCGCCTTGAACGCCATGTCGGCCGCATAGAGCGTGTCGTAGACGTAGTAGCCGTGGTTGTTGGTGACCGTGGCGGTGGTCCAGATCGGGTCGAGCGACGACAGGTTGGCCTGCGGGATGAAGCGCATGGTCGATGCGCGCCAGTCCTGCGCCAGGGCGGGCGCCGCGACCAGCGTGGCCGCCGCGCCCTTCATGAGCGTGCGTCTGTCGAACATCATTCAGGTCCCCCTTGCCCGGCTCGCGCCGGCCTTCACTGCGAGGACGGCATGGTTGCGCGCCCCGCTCCGTCTTGCAATCCGTCGAACCCGTCAGTCGAAGCCCATGAAGCCCGGCATGGCGCTGATGGGCGCCGCGGCCGCGAGCTTCGCGATGTCGGGAACCGGTCGCGCCGTGCGCGGGTCGCCGGCGAGTTCGCGCTCCAGCGCCGCCGCGACCGCCAGCACCTTGGCGTCGCCGCCGCGAGGCCCGACGATCTGCAGGCCGAAGGGCATGCCGGCATGGTCGAGGCCGACGGGCAGCGAAATCGCGGGATAGCCGACCGTCGTCACCGCATAGGCATTGGCGAGCCAGTGGAAATAGGTCCGCGTCGGCTTGCCGTCGATCTCGGCGGGATAGAGCTCCGACCAGGGCCTGGGGCTCAGCGTCACCGCCGGCGACAGGATGACGTCGTAGCCCTCGAAGAAGCGGCCCCAGTTCTTGTAGAGCACGGTCTGCTGCTTGAGCGCCTTCGTCACGTCGAGGGCCGAATAGGTCAGCCCCTCCTCGACATTGGCGCGCACGTTCGGACCGACGAGTTCCGGCGTATCCCTGACACGCTCGTACATGCCCGCCATGAAGGCGACGGAGCGCAGCACCTCGAAGACCTCGTCCGTGCCGCTGCAATCGGGTGTCGCCTCGTCGACACCGGCGAAGAGATGGGCGAAGAGCCCGACCTTCTCGGCCAGCACGGCCCGGATGTGCTTTTCCGTCGGCGTGAAGCCGAAATGGGGCGTCACCGCCACCCTGAGCGAGGCGAGGTCGATCTCCGCCGGCACGGCGAAATCCTCAGGCCGGCGCACCGTATTGCCGTGGATGGTGGTCGCCAGCGGGTCGCAGGAATCGTCCGAGACCATGGTGGAGAGGAGGAGGCAGAGATCCGGCACGGTGCGCGCCATCGGGCCGAGCACGCTCAAGGGATTCCAGCCGAGCGGCCGCTTGTCGCTCGGCACCAGGCCGGGCGAGGGACGGAAGCCGACGATGCCGTTGAAGGCGGCCGGGTTGCGCAGGGAGCCGCCGGTATCGGACCCTGTGGCGATCGGCACCATGCCGCAGGCGAGCGCCACGCCGGAGCCCCCGGAGGAGCCCGCCGCCGACTTGGTCGGGTCGAAGGGATTGCCGGTGGCGCCATAGACCGCGTTGCGGGTATTGGCGCCCGCGCCCCATTCCGGCGTGTTGGTCTTGCCGGCGATGATGGCGCCGGCCTCGCGCACGGAACGGACGATGAGCTGATCCTCCTCCGGCACGAAATCCTTGAAGATGACACTGCCGTAGGTCGTCCTGAGGCCGGCCGTGTTCTCGAGATCCTTCACCCCCACCGGAAGGCCGTGCAGGGGTCCGAGCGGCTCTCCCCGCGCCACGGCGGCGTCCGCCTCCTTCGCCGCGGCGCGCGCCGCCGCATCGTCCCGCGCCACCATGCAGTTCACCGCCGGGTCGACCGCGTCCATGCGGGCGAGGCAGCTCTCCAGCAGTTCGGAAGCGGAGAGCTTCTTCGCGCCGATCAGGCGGCGGGCCTCGACGGCGGTGAGATCGCAGGGGTTCATGGCAGGCTGCACTCGGGATCAGGAGGATCGGGGTACGTCATCCTGGGACGGGGGCGGCCGCCATGGCAACCGCGCCGGAGCCAGGCATGGCAGCCGCGCATGGCTCGTCAGGCTCGTCCGCACCCCTTGCATGGCGGCTTCCGCGGACGGCGGCTATGGTCCCTCTTCCCGGCCCCGTGCCGACCCTCCGCACCAACAGGCCCGCCATGCCGATCCCCGAGAAGATTTCCGCCCTCGCCCCCGAGATGACCGCCTGGCGGCACGATTTCCACGCCCATCCCGAGATCGGCTTCGAGGAGCAGCGGACCTCCGAGATCGTCGCCAAGGCGCTGGAAGGCTGGGGCTACGAGGTCCATCGCAATGTCGGCAAGACCGGGGTCGTCGGCCGCCTCAAGGTCGGCACCTCCTCCCGCTCGGTCGGCCTGCGCTGCGACATGGACGCCCTGCCGATGCAGGAGACGACCCAGCTCGCCTATCGCTCCAAGTACGAGAACCGCATGCATGCCTGCGGCCATGACGGCCACACGTCCAGCATGCTCGGCGCCGCCAAGTACCTGGCCGAGACGAAGAACTTCGACGGCACGGTGACCCTCATCTTCCAGCCCGCCGAGGAAGGCGTCGGCGGTGCCCGCGCCATGCTGGCCGACGGGCTCTTCGACCGCTTCCCCTGCGACGTGGTCTTCGGCTTCCACAATGCGCCCAAGCTCGACGTCGGGAAGTTCGCCATCCGTCCCGGCTACATGATGGCCGGGGGCGCCTTCTTCGACATCAAGGTGCAGGGCCGGGGCTCCCACGGCGCCCATCCCGAGCATTCCATCGACCCGGTGCTGACCGCCTGCCAGATCGTCACGGCGCTGCAGTCCATCGTCGCCCGCAACATCGGCGCGGTGGACCAGGGCGTCATCTCGGTGACGCGGATCGAGGGCGGCGACGCCTACAACGTGGTGCCGGACACCGCCTTCATCCGCGGCACGGCGCGCTTCTTCAAGCCCGAGATCGGCAAGCTGCTCGAGGAGAACATGAAGCGTATGGCCAAGGGGGTCGCGGCCGGCTTCGGCGCCACGGCTGAAGTCGACTGGCGGCTGATCTTCGCGCCGCTCTACAACACGCCCGACCACGCGGCCTTCGCCGCCGACGTGGCGGCCGAACTGGTCGGCGAGGAGCAGGTCAACCGCGACGGCGGGCTGAAGATGGGCTCGGAGGACTTCTCCTTCATGCTGGAGAAGGTGCCGGGCGCCTATATCAACATCGGCAACGGCGATTCCGCCCAGGTCCACAATCCCGCCTACGACTTCAACGACAAGGTCCTGCCCTACGCCGCCGCCTTCTATGCGCGGGTCGTGGAGAAGAAGTTGGCGGCCGGCTGACGCACCGTCCGGCGCCGCTTCACCATGGGGAGCGGCGCCGCTTGGCCACGGCCCGGCCGCCATGCCACAGTCCGCCCGACAGAAGCGACGAGGGGTGAACCATGGATGACTGGCTGAGAGCCGCGCTCGACTATGTGCCGCGCTGGATCGATTTTCAGGTCCAGCATCTCGACCAGCCCGGCTGTTCGATCGCCGTCGCCCACAAGGGTGAAATCGTGCTGGAGGAGGCCTTCGGCACGGCGAACCTGTCGACCGGCGAGGCGCTCACCCCGCGCCACCGCTTCCGGGTCGCCTCCCACTCCAAGACATTCACCGCCGCCGGCATTCTCAAGCTGAAGGACCGCGGCCTGCTGCGCCTCGACGACGCCGCCGGCACCTTCGTGCAGGGGCTCCACGAGGAGGCCGCCGCCGCCACCGTCCAGCAGCTCCTGTCCCACAGCGCCGGCTATGTCCGCGACGGGGCCGACTCCGGCTACTTCGCCGACCTGAGGCCGTTCCTCACCGCAGCGCAGCTGCGCGAGGAACTGGCCCTCGCCCCGCCCCTGCCGGCCGGCCAGCGCTTCAAATATTCCAACCACGGCTACGGCATCCTCGGCCTCATCATCGAGGCGGTCACCGGCGAGCACTACCGCGACTGGATCATGCGCGAGATCGTCGGCCCTGCCGGCCTGTCCGAGACCTATGCCGACATCGGCCTGATGCGCGAGGGCACGCTGGCGAGCGGCCATTCCACCCGCCTGCCCTTCGGCAAGCGTCTGGTCATTCCCGGCAATGCCGCGACCGCCGATCTCGCCTCGGCCACCGGCTTCGTCTCCACTGCCGCCGACCTCGCGCGGTTCTTCTCGCAACTCGCGCCCTCGTCGCCGGCCGCCCTGCTTTCGCCGGCGGCCCGCCGCGATATGACGCGCCGCCACTGGCGGGACAACGAATCGACCCTCGAGCGCTACTACGGCCTCGGCACCATCTCCGGCTCCGTCGCCGGCTGGGATTGGTTCGGCCATTCCGGCTCCTTCGCGGGCACCCTGTCGCGCACGGCGGTCTTCCCCGCGCAGGACATCGCCATCTCGGTGCTCACCAACGCCATCGACGGCCCGGCGCAGCTCTGGGTCGACGGCATTGCCCACATCCTCAAGACCTTCGAGAAGAACGGCCCGCCCGCCGCGGAGGTCGCCGACTGGGCCGGCCGCTGGTGGACGCTCTGGGGGGCGGTCGACCTCGTGCCCGTCGGCAACAAGGTTCTCGCCTGCCCGCCGGCGCTGAACCCGCCTCTCTCCGAGGTGAGCGAGATCACCGTGACCGGGCTCGACGCCGGCCTCATCACCCGTGCTCCCGGCTTCAACCAGGCGGGCGAGGCGGCGACCCGCATGCGCGACGCCGAGGGTGAGATATCGCAGATCTGGCTCGGCGGCGTGCGCCTGGTGGGCGAGTTCGCCTTCGCCGAGGAGGCGGCGGGCCGCTACGGCGCCTGAGGGCGGCGGAAGAAGGGTGCCCGACCCTTCCCGGCACGGGGATGGCCGGGGAGGATCGGGCGTGAGGCCAATCCCTGGCCTCTGGACCTCGTCAGACGGCGAGCTGCGGAAACGGCGCGTCCCAATGGGCCAGCGCCCGCAGCCGGTCGTTCCAGCGGGCGACCGCGGGGTAGTCGCCGAGCGGGATATTTGCCTTGTCCGCATAGGGGAAGGTGACGGCCACCGAAACGTCCGCCAGGGAGAGGGTCGGACCGAGGATAAAATTCCTTTCCGCCAGTTCGGCGTCGAGAATCTGCAACCCCTTGCGAGTTCGGGCGAGCGCGGCGGCCTCCGCCTGCCCGTCGACCTCGCCGATCCCGAACATCGGGCGGATGACGTGCTCGAAATAGAGCGTGCCGGCCTGCGGATTGAACTCGTGCGCCGCCCAGCTCAGCCAGCGCTGGACCTCCACCTGGCCGCGCCGATCGGCGGGCCAGAGATCGGAGCCCATGCCGAGCGCCAGATGCATCATGATCGCGTCGGACTCCCACAGGGCGAGGTCGCCGTCGACGAGCAGCGGCACCTTGCCGTTGGGGTTCAACGCGCGGAAGGCCGGCGCCTTGTGCTCGCCCTTGCCGAGGTCGACGCGGACGAAGTCGACCGGCGCGTCGAGATGGCGCGCCACGAAACAGGCCTTCCGCGGCATCAGCGTCTCGGCATAGTGCAGCCGCATGCGGTCGGGGGACTGGAACGTCATGCCGGTCAGGCCTCCTGTGCCATGTAGGCTTCGAGCTTGTTGAGCGAGGCGGTCCAGCCGCGCGTATGGCCGAGGCGCGCCGCCTCGTCGAAGAACTGCTCGTGGATGAGGGTGAGCATGCAGCCCTCCCCGTCCGGCCGGCAGCGCACCGTCACCAGCGACACCCGCTCGGGCGTCGATTTCCAGTACCAGGAGAAGACCAGCCTCTCGTCCGGCACGACCTCCTGGTAGGTGCCGTGCACGTCATGGCGCTCGCCGGCATAGGAAAAGCCGATGTGGAAGTCGCCGCCCACGCGGACGTCGAGATCGGCGACGAGCATGTCGTCCGGGGTGCCTGGCCCCCACCACTGCGCCAGCTTCAGCGGGTCGGTCCACGCCGCGTAGACCCGCGCGGGCGAGGCGTTGAGCCATCGCCGGAGGGTGAGGCTGGGCTTGGCGTCGCCGTGGCGAGCCGGAGCGTCGATCGGTCGGGACTGGGCGGACATGACTCCTCCTCCAGGAAGGCTTGC contains:
- a CDS encoding Lrp/AsnC family transcriptional regulator, translating into MDATDRKILTILQDDASISIAELASRINLSQTPCWKRIQKLEAAGYIIKRVALVSPEKLGLGLTVFVSIETSDHSRDWLARFAETVSGMPEVMEFYRMAGDVDYMLRVVVTDMAAYDAFYKRLIDTIPLKNVTSRFAMERIKSTTAYEVPDQPRP
- a CDS encoding ABC transporter substrate-binding protein, with protein sequence MMFDRRTLMKGAAATLVAAPALAQDWRASTMRFIPQANLSSLDPIWTTATVTNNHGYYVYDTLYAADMAFKAQPQMAEGHEVLDNGLRWRIKLRAGLKFHDGETVRSQDCIASIMRWTQRDSFGQLVGRVIDSTQVVDDRTFDIKLKRPFPLLLDALGKPDTPAFIMPERHAKTEATKQVTEMVGSGPYRFVAGEYNSGSRVVYEKFDGYVPRSEPASRGAGGKVAYFPRIEWHILPDPSTAANAIIRGEMDWWERPPADLQPLLARSRDITREVTDPSGRVAIMRLNHLQAPFNNPKVRAAVRMAAIQEDYMRATQGDDTSAWQVCRNLWPKGTPYYSGEQDDLMPQSIDKAKAALQASGYNGEKVVIINPTDFPDIGPLGQVTADILKRVGLNVELAETDWGTVIQRRGSREPVDKGGWSIFHTTGPAPGWGTPATSLLVRGQGARGWFGWWDSPKAEALTEEWLYAPDEAGQQKAARELGRLALEEVATVPLGQFTLRTAYRKTLTGMPHGSAPYPWSVRRA
- a CDS encoding SDR family NAD(P)-dependent oxidoreductase yields the protein MSAPSTSLSLAGLNALVIGGSSGIGEAIAHGYAEAGARVAIAARSPDKLDAAAARLAAAHPGSKGYVADVTADGELARLAETVTRDLGPIDVLVPCQGTTIIKPTLDFTQEEVEFIVRTNQTSVFFSCTVFGRLMLERGSGAIVNIASLSAHRGWPKACPYAMTKHAVVGLTQTLAAEWAPQGVRVNAISPGFFMTELNAAKMPPDRKENALRRTPMGRWGKTQELVGAAVYLASPAASFVTGTVIAVDGGYLASGI
- a CDS encoding tyrosine-type recombinase/integrase; this translates as MNFAVGGGVTFTPPLPPAVRREFDGHAVDVDVEGLRFSVVIGEDIPLPLNCASFREAKDIVMSVSIQIMSALLQSRQTEEVVKHRDPAPSPVPIRAATPASVVVLHRPTPVPAAERGAPATTFASLFEAWSRYHLSTGGAPTTPPYWNVLVTRFAEFLGHDRPADVTSHDIRAYRDHLIASGRRLRTARHSDFAALRAIYHFGVENELVPANPTIGVKFKADRLAAAETMSAFSADEARTILAAADRQTIPSRRWIPWLTAMTGSRVAAIANLRKQDVIMVEGVWCLRISRQAGPIKTAASERIVPIHPAVLERGFLAFVEKTRRERLFFGESEGGVVGSGSNPPVGQGARPYNPARSTIRRVTEWLHGLGLEIGRSAKKDPNHAWRHWFKEQAFAAGIPEKITDAIVGHAQATTSRRYGAVSISAMDAELRKILPPV
- the ybaL gene encoding YbaL family putative K(+) efflux transporter; amino-acid sequence: MPHDTPLIATIVAGLGLAFIFGVIANRLKLPTLVGYLLAGILIGPHTPGFIADQKLGTELAEMGVILLMFGVGLHFSLKDLLSVRAIAVPGAVVQIGTATAMGMALSWALGWSMGAGIVFGLALSVASTVVLLRALQERRIIETERGRIAVGWLIVEDIAMILALVLLPALAGILGGENSTSAASDPLVEWLGLGIGGVILVTLLKVVGFVAVMMGLGRKVIPWLLHYVAHTGSRELFRLAVLAIALGVAFGAAKLFGVSFALGAFFAGMIMSESELSHRAAEESLPLRDAFSVLFFVSVGMLFNPWTLVTAAWPILATLFIIIIGKSLAAFLIVLAFRYPKGTALTISASLAQIGEFSFILAELGVGLKLLPQEGRDLILAGAILSIMLNPAVFAAAGWIKRRVDQGQAGAPAPADSASDPTAEAATAPAAPAPTDDEEPQSTALAGHTVLVGYGRVGSLVGEGLRAQGIPYLVIEDATRPQARLRDEGVETIAGNAVQGDILASANIAGARRLIVAIPNAFEAGQIVETAKAANPALIIIARAHSDAEVEHLTNLGAGTVIMGEQEIARGIIAEITRAAGSNPPPASMRDSPAAAAPHGDLPFVPLDEPTPPPRDGTIS